In one window of Lynx canadensis isolate LIC74 chromosome B3, mLynCan4.pri.v2, whole genome shotgun sequence DNA:
- the LOC115517018 gene encoding olfactory receptor 4K13-like, with translation MDVPNNRSSVSEFILLGLSTSQEIQIFFFAVFFLVYVAIIVGNLLIVISVIVDTHLHSPMYFFLANLSFFDLCLSSAATPKMIADLLRKCKTISLWGCMAQMFFMHFFGGGEMSLLIAMAIDRYVAICKPLQYQTIMNRRVLIGFLLLSWAIGSIHTTSQMVFTVGLPFCGPNVVDSIFCDLPLVIKLACTETYILELLVIANSGLLSLICFILLLISYIVMLVTIWQHSSSASSKAVSTLSAHITVVTLFFGPAIFIYVFPFKSYSVDKFLSVFYSIITPLLNPIIYTLRNQEMKAAIKRLSSQHIGSWLTS, from the coding sequence ATGGATGTCCCCAACAACAGATCAAGTGTGTCTGAGTTCATCTTGCTGGGACTTTCCACTTCTCAAgaaattcaaatattcttttttgcaGTCTTCTTCCTTGTCTATGTAGCCATCATAGTAGGAAACCTCCTCATTGTGATCTCCGTGATAGTTGATACGCATCTTCACTCCCCCATGTATTTCTTTCTGgcaaatttgtcattttttgatTTATGTCTTTCTTCTGCTGCAACTCCCAAAATGATTGCAGACCTCCTTAGAAAATGCAAGACCATCTCCTTGTGGGGCTGCATGGCTCAGATGTTTTTTATGCACTTCTTTGGGGGTGGAGAGATGTCTCTTCTGATAGCTATGGCCATAGACAGGTATGTTGCCATATGCAAGCCCTTGCAGTATCAGACCATCATGAATCGCAGGGTGCTCATTGGGTTTCTGCTGCTCTCATGGGCAATTGGGTCCATACATACCACAAGCCAGATGGTTTTCACGGTAGGTTTACCCTTCTGTGGTCCCAATGTTGTGGATAGCATTTTCTGTGACCTTCCCCTGGTCATCAAGCTTGCCTGCACTGAGACCTATATCCTAGAGCTCTTGGTGATTGCAAATAGTGGACTCCTGTCCCTGATCTGCTTCATTCTCCTGCTCATATCCTACATTGTCATGCTGGTCACTATCTGGCAGCACTCCTCCAGTGCATCCTCTAAGGCAGTGTCCACACTGTCTGCTCACATCACTGTGGTCACTCTCTTCTTTGGTCCTGCTATCTTCATCTATGTTTTCCCGTTCAAGAGTTACTCTGTAGATaagtttctttctgtgttttactCTATAATCACCCCTCTCCTTAATCCAATTATTTATACTCTGAGGaatcaagaaatgaaagcagCCATTAAGAGACTCAGCAGCCAGCATATTGGCTCTTGGCTCACTTCCTAA